One region of Mycobacteriales bacterium genomic DNA includes:
- a CDS encoding ABC transporter permease, with protein sequence MTAPLDVAGDVSEAVPATSVAGVSSKAIEGRSLGQIAWLRFKRDKVAIASAFILLIIVAFACLAPLINRWVGVNPFSDDVGILNFNTGIGTPVGHFGGISAAHPFGVEPINGRDLLARIDVGARYSLIIAFAATLLSVILGTLFGSIAGYFGGAVDTAISRIMDILLAFPQLIFAIAIAAVIETTPSGGGLWTHVFLLIAIIGFFSSPYFGRIIRGQVISLREKEFVDAARGIGARSTYIMFRELLPNMYGPILVYSTLIIPTNILFEAALSYLGVGIPLPTPSWGNMLSDATGSNIYQIDPWFAVFPGMAIFITVMAFNLFGDGLRDALDPRSNR encoded by the coding sequence CCTGCGACCTCGGTTGCCGGCGTTTCGAGTAAGGCGATCGAAGGACGGTCGCTCGGCCAGATCGCGTGGCTCCGGTTCAAGCGGGACAAAGTCGCGATCGCGAGCGCCTTCATCCTGCTGATCATCGTGGCTTTTGCCTGTCTCGCACCGTTGATCAACCGGTGGGTGGGCGTCAACCCGTTCAGCGACGATGTCGGCATCCTGAACTTCAACACCGGCATCGGTACGCCGGTCGGTCACTTCGGCGGCATCAGCGCCGCGCACCCGTTCGGGGTCGAGCCGATCAACGGCCGGGACCTGCTCGCCCGGATCGACGTCGGCGCCCGCTACTCGCTGATCATCGCGTTCGCCGCCACCTTGCTCTCGGTCATCCTCGGCACGCTGTTCGGCTCGATCGCCGGATACTTCGGCGGCGCGGTCGACACGGCAATCAGCCGGATCATGGACATCCTGCTCGCGTTCCCACAGCTGATCTTCGCGATCGCGATCGCGGCCGTGATCGAGACGACGCCCTCCGGCGGCGGGCTGTGGACACACGTCTTCCTGCTGATCGCGATCATCGGCTTCTTCAGCTCGCCGTACTTCGGCCGGATCATCCGCGGCCAGGTCATCTCGCTGCGGGAGAAGGAGTTCGTGGATGCGGCCCGGGGGATCGGGGCCCGCAGCACTTACATCATGTTCCGCGAGCTGCTACCGAACATGTACGGCCCGATCCTCGTCTACTCGACGCTGATCATTCCTACCAACATCTTGTTCGAGGCGGCGCTGTCCTACCTCGGCGTGGGCATCCCGTTGCCCACCCCGTCATGGGGCAACATGCTCTCGGACGCCACCGGCAGCAACATCTACCAGATTGACCCGTGGTTCGCCGTGTTCCCCGGAATGGCCATCTTCATCACGGTGATGGCGTTCAACCTCTTCGGTGACGGACTGCGGGATGCCCTCGATCCACGGAGCAACCGCTGA